One region of Marivirga arenosa genomic DNA includes:
- a CDS encoding TrmH family RNA methyltransferase codes for MQKSHYETQNAGHHLNIILIAENIRTPENVGMMMRLSEAFGVREIFFAGEKAVDFTTKVKRASRNTYKTVQSTFNSNAEFELERLKKEGYRSIALEITGKSKSIQHFENSNVDRIAIIVGSERQGVSDKVLNLCEEHFHIPMYGQNSSINVVNALSIGFYKITESL; via the coding sequence ATGCAAAAATCTCATTACGAAACACAAAATGCTGGACATCATTTAAACATAATCCTAATAGCTGAAAATATTCGTACACCTGAAAATGTGGGTATGATGATGCGGTTATCTGAAGCTTTTGGGGTGAGAGAAATATTTTTTGCAGGAGAAAAAGCTGTTGATTTTACCACCAAAGTGAAAAGAGCCTCTAGAAATACTTACAAAACAGTACAGTCTACTTTTAATTCAAACGCTGAATTTGAACTAGAAAGACTTAAAAAAGAAGGGTATCGATCAATCGCATTGGAAATAACTGGAAAAAGTAAGTCCATTCAACATTTTGAGAACTCGAATGTTGATAGAATTGCAATTATAGTTGGCTCTGAAAGACAGGGAGTATCTGATAAAGTGTTGAATTTATGTGAAGAGCATTTTCACATTCCCATGTATGGACAAAATTCTTCCATAAATGTTGTAAATGCCCTATCGATTGGCTTTTATAAAATCACAGAGTCTTTATGA
- the dnaK gene encoding molecular chaperone DnaK → MGKIIGIDLGTTNSCVAVMEGNEPVVIPNSEGRRTTPSIVAFLDEGKGERKVGDPAKRQAITNPANTIASVKRFMGKKFSEVSEEKKIASYKVESGNNDTVRVKVGDRNYTPQELSAMILQKMKSTAEDYLGQEVTEAVITVPAYFNDAERQATKEAGQIAGLEVKRIINEPTAAALAYGLDKRDKDQNIAVYDLGGGTFDISVLELGDGVFEVKSTNGDVHLGGDDFDQVIINWLADEFKNEHGVDLKQDPMALQRLKEAAEKAKIELSSSTETEVNLPYIMPVDGVPKHLVRKLSRSKFEQLSDDLVKRSMAPVKKALEDAGLSASEIDEVILVGGSTRIPRIQEEVEKFFGKKPSKGVNPDEVVAIGAAIQGGVLTGEVKDVLLLDVTPLSLGIETMGGVMTKLIEANTTIPSKKSETFSTASDNQPSVEIHVLQGERSMAKDNRSIGRFHLDGIPPAPRGVPQIEVTFDIDANGILNVSAKDKGTGKEQKIRIEASSGLSEEEIEKMRKEAEANAETDKKEKEKIDKINQADSLIFQTEKQMKEFGDKLSEGNKTAIEGALTKLKEAHSSQNVEAIDSSMEELNNAWQAASQEIYQAQQAAGGAEGGQPGGDAGQQAQGESGDSVDDVEYEEVNDDDNKDSK, encoded by the coding sequence ATGGGAAAAATTATTGGAATTGACTTAGGTACTACCAACTCCTGTGTGGCGGTAATGGAGGGTAATGAACCCGTTGTAATCCCCAACAGTGAGGGTAGAAGAACTACACCTTCAATTGTAGCGTTTTTGGATGAAGGGAAAGGCGAACGAAAAGTAGGTGATCCTGCAAAACGTCAAGCTATTACCAACCCTGCCAATACAATTGCATCCGTAAAAAGATTCATGGGTAAGAAGTTCTCTGAAGTTTCAGAAGAGAAAAAAATTGCTTCTTATAAAGTAGAATCTGGAAATAACGATACAGTTAGAGTTAAAGTAGGAGACAGAAACTATACTCCTCAGGAATTATCTGCTATGATTCTTCAGAAAATGAAGTCTACTGCAGAAGATTACCTAGGACAAGAAGTAACAGAAGCTGTAATAACAGTACCTGCTTACTTTAATGATGCAGAACGTCAGGCTACTAAAGAAGCAGGACAAATCGCAGGTTTAGAAGTAAAAAGAATTATTAACGAGCCAACTGCAGCTGCTTTGGCTTACGGTCTTGACAAAAGAGATAAAGACCAAAACATTGCCGTATACGATTTAGGTGGTGGTACTTTTGATATCTCCGTTCTTGAATTAGGTGACGGTGTATTTGAAGTAAAATCTACTAATGGTGATGTACACTTAGGGGGTGATGATTTCGACCAAGTAATCATTAACTGGTTAGCTGACGAATTCAAAAATGAGCATGGCGTTGATCTGAAACAAGATCCAATGGCCTTACAAAGATTGAAAGAGGCTGCAGAGAAGGCTAAAATTGAATTATCAAGTTCTACTGAAACAGAAGTAAACTTGCCATACATCATGCCGGTTGACGGTGTACCAAAACACTTGGTAAGAAAATTAAGCCGTTCAAAATTTGAGCAATTATCAGATGACTTAGTGAAGAGATCAATGGCTCCAGTTAAGAAGGCTTTAGAAGATGCAGGTTTATCTGCTTCTGAAATTGATGAAGTAATCTTAGTAGGGGGTTCTACTCGTATACCTAGAATTCAGGAAGAAGTAGAGAAGTTCTTCGGTAAAAAACCATCTAAAGGAGTTAACCCTGATGAGGTGGTTGCTATTGGTGCAGCCATTCAAGGTGGTGTATTAACCGGTGAGGTTAAAGATGTATTATTATTAGATGTAACTCCTCTATCATTAGGTATTGAAACTATGGGTGGAGTGATGACTAAATTAATTGAAGCGAATACTACCATTCCTTCAAAGAAGTCAGAAACATTCAGTACGGCATCTGATAATCAGCCTTCTGTTGAGATTCACGTTTTACAAGGTGAGAGATCAATGGCAAAAGACAACCGTTCAATTGGTAGATTCCACTTAGATGGTATTCCACCAGCACCAAGAGGTGTTCCTCAAATCGAAGTAACATTCGATATTGATGCTAACGGTATCTTAAATGTATCTGCTAAAGATAAAGGAACTGGTAAAGAGCAGAAAATTAGAATTGAGGCTTCTTCAGGCTTATCAGAGGAAGAAATCGAAAAAATGAGAAAAGAGGCGGAAGCAAATGCTGAAACCGATAAAAAAGAGAAAGAGAAAATTGATAAAATCAATCAAGCTGACTCTTTAATCTTCCAAACTGAGAAGCAAATGAAAGAATTTGGTGACAAGCTTTCTGAAGGTAACAAAACTGCCATAGAAGGAGCTTTAACTAAATTGAAAGAAGCACACAGCAGCCAAAATGTTGAAGCAATTGATTCTTCTATGGAAGAATTGAATAACGCATGGCAGGCAGCTTCTCAAGAAATCTACCAAGCACAGCAAGCTGCTGGTGGCGCTGAAGGTGGGCAGCCTGGCGGAGACGCTGGTCAGCAAGCGCAAGGCGAAAGCGGTGATAGTGTAGATGATGTTGAGTACGAAGAAGTAAATGATGATGATAATAAAGATTCGAAATAA
- a CDS encoding DUF4382 domain-containing protein produces the protein MRPILSLILILPILAFYSCNKIESGHGRASFYLTDGPLESNNVSGVVICITRVEAFGPDGWKVIKEYEKPEAVDLFSLQGGETLFLEEKELVSGKYDQIKLGLVVSQTSDGGNLPAHYIKFNDGTVSEISVPIGDQAGYTIIGDFTIPDGGITSIIMDFDLRKSVLKMQNSEQIILKPTVRLLEEAKVGSVQGVISGITGTRVAYAYKGGNFNDNESTPNADGVLFNNAESSSNIDENGNYYISYLPSDEYDIVVASFDGEGNFIEVKTIEEGVVINDGELKTLNITI, from the coding sequence ATGAGACCTATCCTAAGCCTGATTTTAATCCTTCCCATATTAGCTTTCTATAGCTGCAACAAAATTGAAAGCGGACATGGTAGAGCTTCTTTCTACTTAACAGATGGCCCCTTGGAAAGCAATAATGTTTCTGGTGTGGTGATATGTATCACAAGAGTGGAAGCCTTTGGTCCAGATGGATGGAAAGTAATAAAAGAATATGAAAAGCCCGAAGCAGTCGATTTATTTTCCCTTCAAGGTGGTGAAACACTTTTCTTAGAAGAGAAAGAATTAGTGAGCGGAAAATATGATCAAATAAAATTAGGTCTCGTTGTTTCTCAAACTTCTGATGGCGGAAATTTACCTGCACATTATATTAAATTCAATGACGGGACGGTTTCGGAAATAAGTGTACCTATTGGTGACCAAGCAGGATATACTATTATTGGGGATTTCACTATTCCTGATGGAGGTATAACTTCTATTATTATGGATTTTGACCTAAGAAAATCTGTATTAAAAATGCAGAATTCAGAACAAATCATTTTAAAACCTACTGTAAGATTACTCGAGGAAGCTAAAGTTGGATCAGTTCAGGGAGTTATCAGTGGAATTACAGGAACAAGGGTAGCATATGCCTATAAGGGCGGTAATTTTAATGATAATGAGTCCACTCCTAATGCTGATGGTGTTCTATTTAATAATGCAGAATCTAGTTCAAATATAGATGAAAATGGTAATTATTATATCTCTTATTTACCGTCAGATGAATATGATATTGTGGTTGCATCTTTTGATGGTGAAGGAAATTTCATTGAAGTGAAAACTATTGAAGAAGGCGTGGTGATTAATGACGGAGAACTAAAGACTTTAAACATAACAATTTAA